CGACTTTTGTGTCATGGGGCGGTCCTACGGTGTTGCTTCGGAGATTGCTTGCGAAGGGCTTGAGTTTTTGAAGCTTGCTGGAACAGGGATTTGGTGGCCTCGACGACACTCTTTACGGACAAACTATCCATAAGGGAGTCGGTAGTTCGATGGTCATAGCCTTCGATGTCAGTTAACTTGTCGTAAGGTGTTTTCGTTCGCACATAGGCACTAATCTTTGTAGGAGACCACGGAGCATAGTGCTCATGTCTACTGGGGCCAAAGAGTCCCAGTGTAGGAATGTTTGCAGTTGCTGCCAGGTGCATAAGGCCTGAGTCATTTCCGATAAAGAAGGCACAGCGCTTTAGGCAAGCGTAGGTGGTTAACAGATCAGTCTTGCCCACTAAGTCCAATCGTTGAGAGTTGGGAATGGCCTTCAACAGAGGCTCTACCTGGGATCGTTCTGATTCGGTCGTAAAGACAGCCACCCGATATTTTGGGAATAGCCCCGTTTTTTTCGTCAGTTCTTTCATGAGCTCAATAAAGTGTTCTGCGCGCCACTGTTTGCCTCGCCAGTTAGAGGCAGCGCCCAGGACGAGGACAGGCGGGCCTTCGGGAATCAAATCTTTGGCTCTCTCAATATGAATGGGCCGCGTCCAGAGTGTGGGTGATGGGGGCGGACTTAATTTCAGAACTTGCCCCAGTTGTTCGACTCGGTGGTGGGAGAGGCTGTCAGTGCTTGACCAGAGAAAACGCTTATTTGCGCGGAGGAAATATCCTGTGAGAGAACTCCTCAAATCGATCACCATATCCCAGCGCGTTCTAACGGTCTCTTTCCACAACAGAAACCAATGGTTGGAAAAAAGACTTGTGGAGGCATTTTTGTCCATGATAATAGTTTGTTCAACGGCAGGACAAGCCTCAAAGAGAGGCGCTGCTGGAGGGCCACAAGCGACCGTAATTTTGGCATTCGGGTATGTCTTCGCCAAGTGGGAAATCAGGCCCGTGGATAAAATGGCATCGCCGATGCGTGTAGATGTGATAAAGAGTATCTTCATACAGAGTAACTAAGGTTCATAATGTCAAAAGTCCAACATGTACTTTTAAAAAACCGGGGTCTCCTCGTTGTCAGTGGAAAAGATAGCTTATCTTTCCTCCAAGGGCTTATCACTAATGATATCAGTAAGGCAACAGAAACCACTACTA
This DNA window, taken from Alphaproteobacteria bacterium, encodes the following:
- a CDS encoding glycosyltransferase family 9 protein; translation: MKILFITSTRIGDAILSTGLISHLAKTYPNAKITVACGPPAAPLFEACPAVEQTIIMDKNASTSLFSNHWFLLWKETVRTRWDMVIDLRSSLTGYFLRANKRFLWSSTDSLSHHRVEQLGQVLKLSPPPSPTLWTRPIHIERAKDLIPEGPPVLVLGAASNWRGKQWRAEHFIELMKELTKKTGLFPKYRVAVFTTESERSQVEPLLKAIPNSQRLDLVGKTDLLTTYACLKRCAFFIGNDSGLMHLAATANIPTLGLFGPSRHEHYAPWSPTKISAYVRTKTPYDKLTDIEGYDHRTTDSLMDSLSVKSVVEATKSLFQQASKTQALRKQSPKQHRRTAP